The genomic DNA CTATGTCTGATCGCTTTGAAACAGAATTAAACGAAGCTATTCCAGGAGACATTCGTGACACTAGTACAGCGAAAGCAATTGCTACGAATCTTAAAGCTTTTACGGTCGGAAATGCACTTCCAGCTGAAAAATGTAAAATTCTTACAGAGTGGATGAAAGGAAATGCTACAGGGGACAAACTTATTCGTGCAGGCGTACCAACTGACTGGGTAGTTGGAGATAAATCAGGTGCTGGCAGTTACGGAACAAGAAATGATATTGCTATCGTTTGGCCTCCGAATAGAGCACCAATTATCATCGCAATTTTATCTAGTAAAGATGAGAAAGAGGCTAGCTATGATAATCAACTCATTGCAGAGGCAACGGAAGTTATAGTTAAGGCTCTTAGGTAATAGTATTTTAGTTTTCGCATTTTTAACATAAAAGTATTAAAAGTATAAAGTTAGAAAACGACTCTTTTCGTGTGATAAGAGTCGTTTTTGTGTTCTTATTATTAAAAAGGTAAAAGTAAAAATATAACGAATATATATGACGTATCTCATATGAAATTTTCTGTACTGTATTATTTTATTAATTTAAATAAATTTCAAGAAAGTATAATATAATTCAGTTAGCATATAGAAGTGTTTGATGAGAATATAAAGGAGAAAATATGAAAAAAAAGATTAATAGAATCGTAATGATTATTTGTATATTAGTAGGTTTTACAATCTTTTTATATTTACAGAACAATTTAATAAGTATAACTGAGGTTAAAATAACCTCTAGTAAAATACCATCCTCTTTTAAAGGGTATAAAATTCTACAAATTTCAGACTTACACAATAAAAAATTTGGCGATAATCAAGATGTGTTAATTCAAAAAATAAAAAGTATAGACCCAGATATTATTGCGATTACGGGTGATTTAATTGACAGTAAATCATACGATGCAGAAGTTAGTATGCAATTAATACGAGAAATTGTAAAGAAATATCCTGTATATTTTGTGACAGGAAACCATGAACAATGGTCTGGAAAGTATAACAATTTAGAAAAAGAGTTGAAGAAATATGATGTCAATGTTTTAAGGAATGAACATGTAGGCATTCGAAAGGGTGAGCAAGAAATAAACTTGCTAGGTATTGATGATCCAGAGTTTGTTACTGGAAACCGTGATGAAGGAAATATTATAATAGATGAAATTAAAAAAGCGAAAATTGAAATGCAGCCAGATAAATATAATGTATTATTATCCCATCGGCCTGAATTTATAAAGGAATATACGAATGAGAGGTTGGATTTGGTTTTATCGGGACATGCTCATGGAGGGCAAGTTAGATTGCCATTTATCGGAGGATTAGTTGCGCCAAATCAAGGTGTTTTACCTAAATATACAGCGGGTTTATATGTAGAACAAAATACATCAATGGTAGTGAGTAGAGGATTAGGAAATAGTATCATTCCGCAAAGGATTTTGAATAGGCCAGAAATTGTAGTCGTGCAGCTAAATTAAGCTGTACGATTTTTTTTATACAAAAATGAGTAAAGGGGCTTTCTGTATTTTGCAGGAGTAAACATTACAATTTTGTTAAAAATTTTCTACGTTACATAAAGTAACAAAATTTGACCCTCAGTGTTTGTTATAGTGTAAATAATCAAAAAACTTAAAATTTGTCGAGTGAAAATTGTGATAAGTAATTCATATAAAAAACTTAAAGGGGTGTACACATGCATAAAGAATATGAAATTGAAGAATACACGGCGATTGAGGAACAAATCCATTATTATTGTAAATGTTTATTAGTAAGTCATCCTGATCAAATAATAAAATATTTAGAAAAAAGGTTAGAAAAATATGCAGAAACATTACAATATGCACATTTATATCCTGACACAGTTATTTTACCGTTACAGCAATTAGTTATCGAATATTCTTTAGACGTTGCTAGAATTCGGAAGTATATGAATTTAAAAACGTAAAGTGAAATTTATAGTTTAAATGAACCAGAGTCGACTTTAGGAAATGAAATTCTAATGTCGACTCTGTTTCATTGTTTAATATCGGTGATTGAACATACATACTAATCAACGAAGTTTGACATATAATTAAGCAAGAGTAAAATAAAAGTGAGTACTCACTCATTTTTATTGGAAAAGGAGGATGAAACGTGCAACAACCTTCAATTATTTTACGGACTGTATCAAAAAGTTTTGGGAAAAAAGAAGTGTTACACAATCTTTCATTGCAAGTTGAAAAAGCAGAGATTTTTGGTTTTGTTGGACCTTCTGGATCGGGGAAAACAACGCTCATTAAAATGATTGCAGGTATTAATGAGGCAACGAAAGGTGAAGTGCTTGTTAATAATACTAATATGCCTAATTTAAATGAAATGAAACGAATTGGTTATATGGCCCAGGCGGATGCATTATATGAAGAATTGTCAGCATATGAAAATGCAGATTTTATAGCAACGATGTATGGATTAAAGGGAAAAAGTAAAAAGACAAGAATTGCAGAGGTTTTTGAACTTGTACAATTGTCACAGTATATGAAAAAGCAAGTACAACAATTTTCAGGTGGAATGAAAAAACGCTTATCATTAGCAATAGCACTCCTCCATGAACCAGAAATATTAATTTTAGATGAGCCTACAGTGGGGATAGATCCGCTTCTTAGGAAAACGATTTGGGAAAAATTTTATGATCTTAAAAAGAAAGGCACAACGATTATTGTAACGACGCACATTATGGATGAAGCTGAATTTTGTGAGCGTCTAGGATTAATTAGAGAAGGGAAACTAGTTGCAGTTGGAACAACTGAAGAATTGAAAAAACGCGTGTCATCTGGACGGATTGAAGATGTCTTTTTGTTGGAAGAGGTGGTGCCATCATGAGAGTTACTGGTGTAATTATACGTATTATTCGTCAATTTTTTCGAGATAAGCGTTCGTTAGCAATGATGTTTGGAGCACCGATGTTATTACTTTGGCTTTTGTCACTAGTGTTTACACAGAAAGACTATATACCGCAAATTGCTGTTGTTGATATGCCTGCTCAAATAGTAAAAATGATGAAAAATCAAGAAGCGTCAATTTATGAATACAGTAAGGAAAAGGCGATTTCTGAGTTGGAAAAACAAAAGGTAGATGCAGTATTTCGTATAGAGAATGGAAAAATGAAACTTCTGTTGGAAGGTAGTGATTCGTCAAAAAATCGTGCTGTACTTCAAGTATTGCAAAAAAGCACAGAGAAGAATGATGTATCGATTATGAAATCTGAAGTAAATTATTTACATGGCTCTAAAGACTTTACGATGTTTGATGGGCTTGGTCCTGTATTAATTGGTTTCTTTACATTTTTCTTTGTATTTATATTATCAGGTGTATCTTTCGTAAGAGAACGTTTAAGTGGTACGCTAGAAAGGTTATTATCCACCCCAGTAAGAAGATGGGAAATAGTCGCAGGTTATATTATTGGTTTTGGAATCTTTGCCTTTATACAATCCATTATTATCGTAAGCTTTTCCGTTTATATTTTAGATTTATACGTAGCTGGCTCCATATGGCTAACGCTACTTAT from Bacillus cereus G9842 includes the following:
- a CDS encoding ABC transporter permease, whose translation is MRVTGVIIRIIRQFFRDKRSLAMMFGAPMLLLWLLSLVFTQKDYIPQIAVVDMPAQIVKMMKNQEASIYEYSKEKAISELEKQKVDAVFRIENGKMKLLLEGSDSSKNRAVLQVLQKSTEKNDVSIMKSEVNYLHGSKDFTMFDGLGPVLIGFFTFFFVFILSGVSFVRERLSGTLERLLSTPVRRWEIVAGYIIGFGIFAFIQSIIIVSFSVYILDLYVAGSIWLTLLITCMLSLTALTLGTFLSAYANNEFQMIQFIPLVIVPQIFFSGLFPLESMNKWLQMLGKVFPLTYGADAMRQVMIRNQGFTEIASDLTVLLLFSILFAVGNVFALKKHRKI
- a CDS encoding metallophosphoesterase, whose translation is MKKKINRIVMIICILVGFTIFLYLQNNLISITEVKITSSKIPSSFKGYKILQISDLHNKKFGDNQDVLIQKIKSIDPDIIAITGDLIDSKSYDAEVSMQLIREIVKKYPVYFVTGNHEQWSGKYNNLEKELKKYDVNVLRNEHVGIRKGEQEINLLGIDDPEFVTGNRDEGNIIIDEIKKAKIEMQPDKYNVLLSHRPEFIKEYTNERLDLVLSGHAHGGQVRLPFIGGLVAPNQGVLPKYTAGLYVEQNTSMVVSRGLGNSIIPQRILNRPEIVVVQLN
- a CDS encoding ABC transporter ATP-binding protein, with translation MQQPSIILRTVSKSFGKKEVLHNLSLQVEKAEIFGFVGPSGSGKTTLIKMIAGINEATKGEVLVNNTNMPNLNEMKRIGYMAQADALYEELSAYENADFIATMYGLKGKSKKTRIAEVFELVQLSQYMKKQVQQFSGGMKKRLSLAIALLHEPEILILDEPTVGIDPLLRKTIWEKFYDLKKKGTTIIVTTHIMDEAEFCERLGLIREGKLVAVGTTEELKKRVSSGRIEDVFLLEEVVPS